The following are encoded together in the Aciduricibacillus chroicocephali genome:
- a CDS encoding CHASE3 domain-containing protein: MKDSRKFGIKPKIIIGYAGVIVCLVIVFLILNMQIGSLQAERNQIIKHEMDVNNMANRLESYFIDMETGQRGYLITGKETYLNPFFNALSKWEDSYAELADYLRDDKEQVKRLGEIKTTIRDWIKNTGEPAIAAREDGNRKEIEALLSEDPGKEDMNKRRRQFEAFRKSEQMTTQKHVAKLDERNKNLTIGLFSVLILIAGVSIVIAYVTARSITRTVNSVTNTIRGLAHSSKDLKKRIHVKTRDEIRDLGEATNELLDIMEKRDWLQVSVAEILKSVQGVALIDILAKEFLGQMARNTNAAMGAFYIRQECENGIEYEKVGSFADSAENIGRERFKAGEGLIGQCAEEMQMHIIQDIPENYRVIGSGLGEVKPKSILVAPVIFEGKAVAILELATLDHFTEDHIMLFQEISETFGVIVHSVMNRMEVVRLLKDSQTMTEELQAQHEELQTQSEELRMQSEELQTTNDQLEDRTTEAESKALELEMAKRQLEDKNDELRRSSSYKSEFLANMSHELRTPLNSILILSEMLYEAEEAESETAEYAKIIQSSGKDLLGLINDILDLSKVEAGKIEVVIDELNTSEFAELTQLKFNHQAAEKGISLVVEKDPKVPEIFHTDSTRLQQIAKNLLSNALKFTEAGEVKLQLTAITDSQMAESMRQVSDEWIALSVSDTGIGIPPEKHALIFEAFQQADGATSRKYGGTGLGLSICAEFAKLLGGSIMVESEEGKGSKFTVLVPSLKKGIEDIQLLDWSQEDTAKVIYGETALATVAATEEVEVRTDAIPDDIDIFAGKHVLLTDDDPRNIFALKKVLEKNGMHVIEARDGIECLETMQQRTDIDIVLMDIMMPRMDGYEAISTLRNELGYTNLPIIALTAKAMKQDRERCLEAGASDYISKPIVMEQLLSAMRVWLAPVGEEVQ; this comes from the coding sequence GTGAAGGATAGCAGAAAGTTCGGAATTAAACCTAAGATTATTATCGGCTATGCAGGAGTAATTGTTTGTCTCGTCATAGTCTTCTTAATATTAAACATGCAGATCGGTTCTTTGCAGGCTGAAAGAAATCAGATCATTAAGCATGAGATGGATGTCAATAATATGGCTAACCGTCTGGAGAGTTATTTCATTGATATGGAAACAGGTCAGCGTGGTTATCTGATTACGGGAAAGGAAACATATCTCAATCCGTTTTTCAATGCATTGTCGAAGTGGGAAGACAGCTATGCTGAATTAGCTGATTATTTGAGAGATGACAAAGAGCAGGTTAAGCGTTTAGGGGAAATTAAGACAACGATCCGTGATTGGATTAAAAATACAGGTGAGCCTGCAATCGCTGCGAGAGAAGATGGCAACCGCAAAGAAATAGAAGCATTGCTGTCCGAAGATCCGGGTAAGGAAGATATGAACAAGCGTCGCCGCCAATTTGAAGCATTTCGCAAGAGTGAACAGATGACTACACAAAAGCATGTTGCTAAATTGGATGAGCGAAATAAGAATCTTACCATTGGCCTATTCAGTGTCCTTATTCTTATTGCTGGTGTAAGTATTGTAATCGCCTATGTGACAGCTCGTTCCATTACTCGAACTGTAAATAGTGTTACTAATACGATTCGCGGACTCGCTCATTCGAGCAAGGATCTTAAGAAACGTATTCATGTGAAGACAAGAGACGAAATTCGAGATCTTGGTGAAGCGACGAATGAATTGCTTGATATTATGGAAAAGCGTGATTGGCTGCAAGTTAGTGTCGCGGAAATACTGAAATCTGTCCAAGGTGTCGCCTTGATCGATATATTGGCGAAAGAGTTTCTTGGGCAAATGGCGAGAAATACAAACGCAGCAATGGGAGCATTCTATATTAGACAGGAATGCGAGAACGGTATTGAATATGAAAAGGTCGGCTCTTTTGCCGACAGTGCCGAAAACATCGGACGGGAACGTTTTAAGGCCGGTGAAGGTCTTATCGGTCAATGTGCTGAAGAAATGCAAATGCATATTATTCAGGACATTCCTGAAAATTACCGCGTTATTGGTTCTGGACTTGGAGAAGTTAAACCGAAGAGTATTCTTGTGGCGCCTGTCATCTTTGAAGGTAAAGCGGTCGCAATTCTTGAGCTTGCGACGTTGGATCATTTTACGGAAGACCACATAATGCTGTTCCAAGAAATCAGTGAAACGTTTGGAGTAATTGTTCATAGTGTTATGAATCGAATGGAAGTAGTACGATTGCTGAAAGATTCTCAAACGATGACCGAAGAGCTCCAAGCTCAACATGAGGAACTGCAAACACAATCAGAAGAATTGCGCATGCAATCAGAAGAGCTGCAAACTACGAATGACCAGCTGGAAGATCGCACGACCGAAGCTGAATCAAAGGCACTTGAGCTTGAAATGGCGAAACGCCAACTTGAAGACAAGAATGATGAATTGCGTCGTAGTTCCAGTTATAAATCTGAATTCCTGGCAAATATGTCACATGAATTGCGCACACCGCTTAATAGCATTCTCATTCTTTCAGAAATGCTATATGAAGCGGAAGAGGCAGAGAGTGAAACAGCGGAATATGCGAAGATTATCCAGTCTTCGGGTAAAGATCTGCTTGGGTTAATCAATGACATCCTTGACCTTTCTAAGGTTGAAGCTGGAAAGATTGAAGTAGTCATTGATGAATTGAATACGAGTGAATTCGCTGAATTGACTCAGTTGAAATTTAATCATCAGGCTGCTGAAAAGGGCATTAGTCTTGTTGTGGAAAAGGATCCGAAAGTACCGGAGATTTTCCATACGGATTCTACTCGACTCCAGCAGATTGCAAAAAACTTGCTATCAAATGCGCTTAAGTTCACCGAGGCTGGTGAGGTTAAACTCCAGCTTACTGCCATTACGGATAGTCAGATGGCAGAAAGCATGCGCCAAGTGAGCGACGAATGGATTGCGCTTTCTGTGTCGGATACCGGTATCGGGATTCCCCCTGAAAAGCATGCGCTTATCTTTGAGGCTTTCCAGCAGGCGGATGGTGCGACAAGCCGCAAGTATGGCGGTACAGGACTTGGGCTTTCAATCTGTGCTGAATTTGCAAAACTTCTTGGTGGATCGATTATGGTTGAAAGTGAAGAAGGTAAAGGAAGCAAATTCACCGTTCTCGTCCCTAGTCTTAAAAAAGGGATAGAAGATATTCAGCTGCTTGATTGGAGTCAGGAAGATACTGCAAAAGTAATTTACGGAGAAACTGCGCTTGCAACAGTAGCTGCTACAGAAGAAGTAGAAGTTCGAACAGATGCTATCCCGGATGACATAGATATATTTGCAGGCAAGCATGTGTTGCTTACGGATGATGATCCGCGTAATATCTTTGCCTTGAAGAAAGTGCTTGAGAAGAATGGTATGCATGTCATAGAAGCAAGAGATGGAATTGAGTGTCTTGAAACAATGCAGCAACGTACTGACATCGATATTGTCCTGATGGATATTATGATGCCGCGAATGGATGGATATGAAGCAATCAGCACATTGAGAAATGAGTTGGGGTACACAAATTTGCCGATCATAGCATTGACGGCAAAAGCGATGAAACAGGACCGTGAGAGATGTCTTGAGGCAGGAGCTTCAGACTATATCAGCAAGCCAATTGTCATGGAACAGCTGTTATCAGCAATGCGTGTTTGGCTGGCTCCGGTTGGAGAGGAAGTACAGTAA
- a CDS encoding CynX/NimT family MFS transporter yields the protein MEKQNKLLVDEKDLKVYQFVLIIGIILAASNMRPAITAVGPLLQTIGADYGLAHWMAGLLTTLPLLAFAFLSPLAPQVGVRLTNELAIVAGMLMLICGMLLRSVSLLSFLFLGTLIAGAGIAIMNVLIPGVIKHKFPLKVGLMTGVYSTTMSGVSGISSGLSVPFAKGLGWGWKWALVIWVIPAIVGLAVWIFLAIKENRRNHLTKSQRKHKAEEQKPDYIDDRRIWKSGLAWQMSFFMALQAFLFYVTITWLPAILESNGYTESGAGWMLSFMQFIGLPASFIVPVLADRVKSQSALAVGLCVAMFVGYLTLLLGHSHIVMIIGTAIIGLSVNGNFSLALAFFGLRAKTGKDAAELSGMAQSLGYLLSAFGPTLLGLLYDKTQTWSAPLYVILAVVLVLSILGALVGRNRYVFDDKKKLNKSAL from the coding sequence GTGGAAAAGCAAAATAAACTTCTGGTCGACGAGAAGGATTTAAAGGTCTATCAATTTGTTCTAATTATCGGGATTATCTTGGCAGCCTCCAATATGCGCCCTGCTATTACTGCAGTAGGTCCGCTTCTGCAGACAATTGGTGCAGATTACGGACTTGCGCATTGGATGGCGGGTCTTTTGACGACATTGCCTTTACTAGCCTTTGCCTTTTTGTCTCCACTTGCCCCACAAGTTGGAGTGAGATTGACGAATGAACTAGCAATTGTTGCAGGTATGCTCATGCTGATTTGCGGCATGCTGCTCAGGTCTGTTTCGCTTCTATCATTTCTGTTCCTAGGTACTTTGATCGCTGGTGCTGGGATTGCTATTATGAATGTTCTCATACCAGGAGTCATTAAACATAAATTCCCACTGAAAGTCGGTTTGATGACAGGCGTCTACTCCACGACAATGAGCGGTGTTTCAGGAATCTCTTCCGGACTTAGTGTTCCATTCGCGAAAGGTCTTGGATGGGGATGGAAGTGGGCATTGGTTATTTGGGTAATTCCAGCTATTGTTGGCCTAGCGGTATGGATTTTTCTTGCTATAAAAGAAAACCGCAGGAATCATTTAACCAAATCCCAAAGAAAACATAAAGCTGAGGAGCAAAAGCCGGATTATATCGATGATCGCAGAATTTGGAAATCGGGGTTAGCTTGGCAAATGTCATTCTTTATGGCTTTGCAAGCCTTTCTTTTCTATGTAACAATCACGTGGCTTCCTGCGATATTGGAAAGTAATGGATATACTGAGTCCGGAGCCGGATGGATGCTTTCCTTTATGCAGTTTATCGGGTTACCTGCAAGCTTCATAGTGCCTGTGCTTGCAGATAGAGTGAAGAGTCAAAGTGCTCTTGCAGTTGGACTTTGTGTCGCCATGTTTGTCGGTTATTTAACATTGCTTCTTGGTCATTCACATATCGTGATGATTATTGGTACAGCAATTATCGGTCTCTCTGTAAATGGTAACTTCTCCCTTGCACTCGCATTCTTTGGTTTACGAGCAAAAACAGGAAAAGATGCCGCAGAATTATCTGGGATGGCCCAGTCGCTCGGTTATCTTCTCTCTGCATTTGGGCCAACGCTGCTTGGGTTGCTCTATGATAAAACGCAAACGTGGTCAGCGCCGCTTTATGTTATTTTGGCAGTTGTCCTTGTTCTATCAATTCTTGGTGCTCTTGTCGGAAGAAATCGCTATGTTTTTGATGATAAGAAAAAACTCAATAAATCAGCATTATGA
- a CDS encoding nucleobase:cation symporter-2 family protein: protein MSNSRVDEKFGFGKSTVLGMQHVAVMYGGAVAVPILIAGALGLTQEQLVYLISFDLFTCGIVSLIQTLGIGNFVGAKLPALMAISFVVVGPAISIGTGHGGGTEGLTYILGGVIGAGVLITVLSQFATQLVRFFPPIVTGSVVLVIGITLMPVAMRNAAGGSAENFGAWQHLTAAAFTFGVFLLLNHYAKGFVKSCAILLSLVIGTIFASFIGLVDPSGLKDASWFSLPQPFYFGVPKFDIAAILTMTLVGIIIMVESTGVFFALGEVSGKRIDGEIIKKGLRAEGIGGIISGIFNSFNHSTFSQNVGLVFLTKVVSRYVVAFGGGILVLLGLVPKIAAVTTMIPSAVLGGAMVPMFGMLMAASMQMMAKDDLTKASNQLIIGVGIGLALACAGASDETFKSLPQLAAMLIGTGPVVAGVGCFLLNWWLNGANYDPVAEYEASEENNAKESTA, encoded by the coding sequence ATGAGTAACTCAAGAGTAGATGAGAAATTCGGTTTTGGTAAATCTACAGTACTCGGTATGCAGCACGTAGCGGTAATGTATGGGGGAGCAGTCGCTGTTCCGATTCTTATTGCGGGGGCATTGGGTCTAACGCAAGAACAGCTCGTATACTTGATTTCTTTTGACTTGTTTACATGTGGTATCGTATCACTTATCCAAACTCTAGGGATTGGTAACTTTGTAGGTGCGAAGCTTCCGGCATTAATGGCAATTTCTTTCGTAGTAGTTGGTCCGGCAATTTCGATAGGTACAGGGCATGGCGGAGGAACCGAGGGCCTTACTTATATCCTTGGTGGTGTAATTGGAGCTGGGGTGCTCATAACCGTTCTTTCACAGTTTGCAACACAGCTTGTCCGTTTCTTCCCGCCGATTGTAACCGGTTCTGTAGTACTCGTTATCGGTATTACGTTGATGCCTGTTGCAATGCGTAACGCAGCTGGCGGAAGCGCAGAAAACTTTGGTGCATGGCAGCATCTTACAGCAGCAGCTTTCACATTCGGTGTGTTCTTGTTGCTAAACCATTATGCTAAAGGTTTTGTTAAGTCTTGTGCAATTTTGCTATCACTAGTTATTGGTACAATTTTTGCTTCGTTTATTGGCCTTGTTGACCCATCTGGTCTTAAGGATGCTAGCTGGTTCTCATTGCCGCAGCCATTCTACTTCGGTGTTCCTAAGTTTGATATTGCTGCAATTTTGACGATGACTCTCGTTGGGATCATTATTATGGTTGAATCTACTGGTGTATTCTTCGCCTTGGGTGAAGTCTCTGGCAAGCGTATTGATGGTGAGATTATTAAGAAAGGTTTGCGCGCAGAAGGTATCGGCGGTATTATCAGTGGTATCTTCAACTCGTTCAACCACTCTACTTTCTCTCAGAACGTAGGTCTTGTATTCCTTACTAAAGTTGTATCACGTTATGTAGTTGCTTTCGGTGGTGGTATTCTCGTATTGCTCGGTCTTGTTCCTAAAATTGCGGCTGTTACAACAATGATTCCTTCAGCTGTTCTTGGTGGAGCTATGGTTCCGATGTTCGGTATGCTAATGGCTGCTTCAATGCAGATGATGGCTAAAGACGACCTAACAAAGGCTTCAAACCAGTTGATTATCGGTGTTGGTATCGGTCTTGCTCTTGCTTGCGCAGGTGCTTCTGATGAAACATTCAAATCTCTTCCTCAGCTTGCTGCAATGCTAATTGGTACTGGTCCGGTAGTAGCCGGTGTAGGTTGCTTCCTTCTTAACTGGTGGTTGAATGGTGCAAACTATGATCCAGTAGCAGAGTACGAGGCTTCGGAAGAAAATAATGCAAAAGAGAGTACTGCCTGA
- a CDS encoding chemotaxis protein, translating into MQNDILLESGTNELEVVTFHVGSGSFGINVLKVREIIVPLPITDTPNAHPNVEGVIRLREEIIPVIDLARVLNLPPSDNPEKDKLIIAELNQLKVAFHVHSVSRIHRISWEQIEKPDELSAGQQAYTIGIIKLEGEMSLLLDFEKIVVEISPEASINVQSLKVLGERERSIKNLIVAEDSAILRQLLRDTLEEAGYDRVQFFENGKDAWNHLESLAYDESITPSEEVNCIITDLEMPQMDGHHLTDKVKKNERLSNIPVIIFSSLITDDLFHKGEKVGASAQVSKPEIVKLVKEIDAHIL; encoded by the coding sequence ATGCAAAATGATATTTTGTTGGAGAGCGGTACAAATGAATTAGAAGTGGTGACATTCCATGTTGGTTCTGGATCATTTGGAATTAATGTGTTGAAGGTACGGGAAATCATTGTTCCTTTGCCGATCACGGATACACCGAATGCTCATCCGAATGTGGAAGGTGTTATTCGTTTGCGTGAAGAGATTATCCCGGTAATCGACCTTGCAAGAGTTCTCAACCTTCCTCCATCAGATAATCCTGAGAAGGACAAGTTGATCATTGCAGAACTGAACCAGCTTAAAGTGGCATTCCATGTTCACAGCGTTTCAAGAATCCACCGGATATCTTGGGAACAAATTGAAAAGCCTGATGAGCTTTCTGCAGGGCAGCAAGCATACACGATTGGTATTATCAAGTTGGAAGGCGAAATGTCTTTGCTTCTTGATTTTGAAAAGATTGTTGTTGAAATTAGCCCAGAGGCGAGTATTAATGTTCAAAGTCTTAAAGTGCTTGGTGAACGGGAACGCTCAATTAAGAACTTGATTGTGGCAGAGGATTCAGCAATACTTCGCCAGCTTTTGAGAGATACCCTTGAAGAAGCAGGTTATGATCGTGTTCAATTCTTTGAAAATGGTAAAGATGCCTGGAATCATCTCGAGTCGCTTGCCTATGATGAAAGCATTACACCTTCAGAAGAGGTCAATTGCATCATAACTGATTTGGAAATGCCTCAGATGGATGGCCATCATCTGACAGACAAAGTTAAAAAGAATGAGCGGTTGAGCAATATCCCCGTAATTATCTTCTCTTCATTAATTACAGACGATCTCTTCCATAAAGGGGAAAAGGTCGGAGCAAGTGCTCAAGTAAGCAAACCTGAGATTGTTAAGCTTGTAAAAGAAATTGATGCTCATATACTATAG
- a CDS encoding helix-turn-helix domain-containing protein, translated as MNDLFKENELEVLHEIGKRLKSFRKSCGFTQEMLASKAGFSRSYYSDIETGKRNISILNLCKLTIALDISLSDLLLPTKEYAAQNELEKGHVIDPLKQASVGNILL; from the coding sequence ATGAATGATTTGTTCAAAGAGAACGAATTGGAAGTACTTCATGAAATCGGCAAACGATTGAAATCTTTTCGAAAGTCTTGCGGCTTTACACAAGAAATGCTTGCTTCAAAGGCAGGATTTTCTCGCTCCTATTATTCCGACATTGAAACAGGCAAACGGAATATTTCAATATTGAACCTTTGCAAATTGACTATTGCATTGGATATATCCTTAAGCGATCTTTTGCTACCAACTAAAGAATATGCAGCTCAGAATGAGTTGGAAAAAGGACATGTTATAGATCCCTTGAAGCAAGCTTCAGTGGGTAACATACTTCTATAG
- the tenA gene encoding thiaminase II, producing MAKFSERLWKTVEPVWRSYLQHPFVKGIGDGSLDKEKFKHYMKQDYIYLIEYSRIFALGAAKANDLETMTAFANLLHGTLTVEMDLHREYAAELGISNEELENTEPAASMTSYTSYMLNKSQLGGVENAAASVLACAWSYQFIGESLAAIPGATEHEFYGKWVKMYSSQQFKELTLQCIDLIDKMAEGKSDSDLAILEDIVVKTSYFEYMFWEMAENKEMWPVAATADYATTR from the coding sequence ATGGCGAAATTCAGCGAACGGCTCTGGAAAACAGTTGAACCTGTATGGCGTTCCTATCTTCAGCACCCTTTTGTTAAAGGAATCGGTGATGGATCCCTCGACAAAGAGAAATTCAAGCACTACATGAAACAGGATTACATTTATTTAATTGAATATTCACGCATTTTTGCGCTTGGTGCAGCAAAAGCAAATGATTTGGAAACAATGACAGCGTTTGCAAATCTGCTGCATGGCACACTGACAGTAGAAATGGATCTGCACCGAGAATATGCAGCTGAGCTCGGCATCTCAAACGAAGAGTTGGAAAACACTGAACCGGCAGCTTCAATGACATCTTATACAAGCTATATGCTCAACAAGAGCCAGCTAGGTGGTGTTGAGAATGCAGCTGCTTCAGTTCTCGCTTGTGCTTGGAGCTATCAATTCATAGGTGAATCGCTCGCTGCAATACCAGGAGCAACAGAACATGAATTTTACGGCAAATGGGTTAAAATGTATTCATCCCAGCAATTCAAAGAGCTTACCCTGCAATGTATTGATCTTATTGATAAAATGGCTGAAGGCAAATCTGATTCAGACCTTGCAATCCTTGAGGATATCGTTGTCAAGACAAGCTACTTCGAGTACATGTTCTGGGAAATGGCAGAAAACAAGGAAATGTGGCCGGTTGCAGCTACTGCCGACTATGCAACGACAAGATAG
- a CDS encoding thiamine phosphate synthase: protein MNLVNRQHSGGATLLKKELHIISDIIFDEHDFIETTKEIHPFITAVHLRVKAWSAHKLYTLVERLTEKGIPGNKIYINDRVDVAIAAGTGGVQLNYRSLPVSKVREAFPSIRVGKTIHTIDEAKLAESEGADYIMFGKIFEEVASLDAHEQGFEKLKELYEAVNLPIIAYGGITARNIESVLPYASGIAVESSTWQAVDRPVMIKQFYNLLMPD, encoded by the coding sequence TTGAATCTTGTAAACAGGCAGCATTCCGGAGGTGCTACGCTTCTGAAAAAAGAACTTCATATTATATCTGATATTATATTTGATGAGCATGACTTCATTGAAACAACGAAAGAAATTCATCCTTTTATCACTGCTGTCCATCTCAGGGTCAAGGCATGGTCGGCACATAAATTGTACACCTTGGTTGAACGCCTCACTGAAAAAGGGATTCCTGGCAATAAGATCTATATCAATGATCGTGTTGATGTAGCAATTGCTGCTGGCACAGGCGGTGTACAGCTCAATTATCGAAGCCTTCCTGTTAGTAAAGTAAGAGAAGCCTTCCCTTCTATCCGTGTCGGGAAGACGATTCACACTATTGATGAAGCAAAATTGGCTGAATCAGAAGGTGCCGACTATATAATGTTCGGCAAAATTTTTGAGGAAGTTGCTTCATTGGATGCACATGAACAAGGTTTCGAAAAACTCAAAGAGCTGTACGAAGCAGTTAACCTCCCAATTATTGCTTATGGTGGTATTACAGCACGCAATATTGAAAGTGTTCTTCCTTACGCTTCTGGCATTGCAGTAGAGTCAAGCACTTGGCAAGCCGTCGACCGGCCTGTTATGATCAAGCAATTTTATAATTTGCTAATGCCTGATTGA
- a CDS encoding thiazole biosynthesis adenylyltransferase ThiF, whose protein sequence is MADKITNMKNSDSAANDRYSRQILFSPIGKAGQEEIARKHVLIIGVGALGTSNAEILLRSGVGEMTIVDRDYIEFSNLQRQQLFTEQNAIDRTPKTVAAKERLLKIRSSATIHAHIMDVNPETIDSLTENVDLIIDATDNFETRMIINDISQKKGIPWIYGACVASYGISMTIIPGETPCLHCLMETVPSAGAATCDTAGIIAPAVQMTVAHQSAEALKILSGNLNALRRKLISFDLWNNEYAQVGVSKARKEDCPSCGSHPSYPFLQWENQTKTAVLCGRNTVQIRPGTNHPPNLENFKEQIERLGIPYEANPFLISFTVDSFRIVLFKDGRALIHGTKDISKAKTLYHRFIG, encoded by the coding sequence ATGGCAGACAAAATAACAAATATGAAAAACTCTGATTCTGCAGCGAATGACCGTTATTCGCGGCAGATTCTTTTTTCTCCAATTGGTAAAGCAGGACAAGAGGAAATTGCTCGAAAACATGTCCTAATTATCGGAGTTGGTGCACTTGGCACGTCGAATGCTGAAATCCTGCTGAGGTCCGGAGTTGGCGAAATGACCATTGTCGATCGGGATTATATCGAATTTAGCAATCTTCAACGACAGCAGCTGTTTACAGAGCAGAATGCCATTGACCGAACCCCCAAAACCGTCGCAGCGAAAGAACGCCTTTTGAAAATTAGGTCATCGGCTACCATTCATGCGCATATCATGGATGTGAATCCTGAAACGATTGATTCCCTTACCGAAAACGTTGATTTGATTATTGATGCAACAGACAACTTTGAGACGAGAATGATCATTAATGATATTTCTCAAAAGAAGGGTATTCCTTGGATTTATGGAGCTTGCGTGGCCAGCTATGGAATCAGCATGACGATTATTCCTGGTGAAACACCATGTTTGCATTGTCTTATGGAAACTGTACCGTCAGCAGGTGCTGCAACATGCGATACAGCAGGCATCATCGCACCAGCTGTTCAAATGACTGTTGCTCATCAAAGCGCCGAAGCTTTGAAAATCCTTTCTGGCAACTTGAATGCATTACGCCGCAAACTCATATCATTTGATTTATGGAATAATGAGTATGCACAGGTCGGCGTGAGCAAAGCACGCAAAGAAGACTGCCCTTCCTGCGGCTCCCATCCTTCCTATCCATTTTTACAGTGGGAAAACCAAACGAAGACTGCTGTTCTTTGCGGCCGCAATACTGTACAGATCAGGCCTGGGACCAACCATCCTCCGAATCTTGAAAATTTTAAGGAACAGATTGAGAGACTTGGCATCCCTTATGAAGCCAATCCGTTTCTCATCTCATTCACCGTTGACTCATTCAGGATCGTTCTGTTCAAAGATGGCCGTGCTCTTATCCACGGTACAAAGGATATTAGTAAGGCCAAAACATTGTATCATCGGTTTATCGGGTAA
- a CDS encoding trypsin-like peptidase domain-containing protein: MRFPNQLKSPQSFSSEKGIAKLPLVLLVAAVFVIGLVAFQLFHSASSEYTQGEQKTDRLQQLKQPVAAKDKDQSIAAPHDRTGNNSSVHSKSVSQSTANVSAAVGKEQTANDPHKSSSRADVSTVASKGQTAPRTAEENTVEVKHGQMQLVLQPEAGQHQKKAVVAQPKPDVQSKPSNQSKNSTVNKSTASPNKTTQSATKTETFAEMITRARKSLFTIYNVQDTSADEYTILQGSTFLYNNKGMLVTNGHVVEGAKTVSVLAENGKKYKGTVIGFAYKPDVALVYVPQLLGMKPFPIDTKKYGVDTQVAAIANQLSVKTTKGKIIETDLNMKTSDNDPYFYPKMYVTSAATPPGFSGGPLISIKQKKIIGINSLHSLTENSIGYSMPFNEAEKLLSKWSKKPMTEKEIMALYKNPSAGDKTTAKRTTVKKSAVKESQKKVSAEQKQISAPQSSKLNTAPAPTEKTSKTSDVTKQTPGDLEDQNAQNEATVTSAAGTNKEDTDSQVITSDTDEEKSTEENSGDTVSNSGVASSKSVSEENESDKSITSEQNDSQSAETLPASEQTTDKHNLENE, translated from the coding sequence ATGCGTTTCCCAAATCAGCTAAAGAGTCCCCAGTCATTCAGCAGCGAGAAAGGGATTGCCAAATTACCGCTTGTCCTTCTCGTTGCCGCAGTTTTTGTCATTGGATTGGTCGCCTTTCAACTTTTCCATTCTGCTTCATCTGAATATACACAGGGAGAGCAGAAAACCGATAGACTGCAGCAATTGAAGCAGCCTGTTGCAGCGAAGGATAAAGATCAGTCCATAGCCGCTCCGCATGATCGGACAGGCAATAATTCATCTGTACACTCTAAATCTGTATCCCAATCCACTGCAAATGTTTCCGCTGCGGTAGGAAAGGAACAAACTGCAAACGATCCACACAAATCTTCTTCAAGAGCGGATGTTTCCACTGTAGCAAGTAAAGGACAGACTGCTCCTAGGACCGCAGAGGAAAATACCGTCGAAGTAAAACATGGACAAATGCAACTTGTATTACAGCCAGAGGCCGGACAGCACCAGAAGAAAGCAGTTGTTGCTCAACCGAAGCCCGATGTTCAATCGAAACCTAGCAATCAATCTAAAAATTCAACAGTAAACAAGAGTACAGCAAGTCCTAATAAGACTACTCAATCAGCAACTAAAACGGAAACATTTGCCGAGATGATTACCCGTGCACGTAAATCTTTGTTCACCATCTACAATGTGCAAGACACTTCTGCAGACGAGTACACCATCTTGCAAGGTTCAACATTCCTTTATAACAATAAAGGAATGCTCGTCACGAATGGTCATGTTGTAGAAGGTGCCAAAACAGTAAGCGTTTTGGCGGAAAACGGCAAAAAATATAAGGGTACTGTCATTGGTTTTGCCTACAAACCTGATGTTGCTCTCGTGTATGTGCCGCAACTATTGGGAATGAAGCCCTTCCCTATCGATACGAAGAAATATGGTGTCGATACGCAAGTCGCTGCAATCGCCAATCAACTCTCTGTCAAAACGACAAAAGGAAAAATCATCGAGACGGATCTTAATATGAAAACGAGTGATAATGACCCGTATTTCTATCCGAAAATGTATGTAACAAGTGCAGCGACGCCGCCAGGTTTCAGCGGTGGGCCACTTATCTCGATAAAACAAAAGAAAATCATCGGCATCAATTCTCTTCACAGTCTGACAGAGAACTCAATTGGATACAGTATGCCATTCAATGAGGCGGAAAAGCTTCTTTCCAAATGGAGCAAGAAGCCAATGACAGAAAAAGAAATCATGGCACTTTATAAGAATCCTTCCGCAGGCGATAAAACGACTGCAAAAAGGACTACTGTTAAGAAGTCTGCTGTGAAAGAGAGTCAGAAAAAAGTCTCTGCAGAACAGAAACAAATTTCGGCTCCTCAAAGCTCCAAGCTAAACACAGCCCCAGCACCAACTGAAAAGACAAGCAAAACTTCAGATGTAACTAAGCAAACACCTGGTGACTTGGAAGATCAAAATGCACAAAATGAGGCTACTGTGACGTCTGCAGCAGGAACAAACAAGGAAGATACAGATTCTCAAGTAATTACATCTGACACTGATGAAGAAAAGTCTACGGAAGAAAACTCCGGAGACACTGTCAGCAATTCAGGAGTAGCTTCCAGTAAAAGCGTAAGTGAAGAAAATGAATCAGATAAAAGCATAACATCTGAACAAAACGATTCACAGTCAGCTGAAACTCTTCCAGCATCGGAACAGACAACAGATAAACATAATTTAGAAAACGAGTAA